A part of Candidatus Polarisedimenticolaceae bacterium genomic DNA contains:
- a CDS encoding fatty acid--CoA ligase family protein produces the protein MTDVLVHAFDALRRADAGAPAVLGPEREISRDVLDAAAREAREAVDSASRSGAAVLQAPDGVPFLAGFLALRRAGLAAILADARMPGAEVARVADRLGASAVLSWRGTWSWRACEGRPRAYPGIAALKLTSGSTGEPRGVEATAANLVADEAQIASTMGIGAADRILGAIPMSHSYGLSSVAVPVLTRGCPAVLPDPGAGPWAALEAAERWRATVFPTVPAFLQALVRLESPPPPPRSVRLVLTAGAPLDPATARRFRERFGLPVHVFYGSSETGGICYDRLGGAGERGTVGTPMDGVRVTLDPESGTVVVASAAVSGGVYRTRDAAERTADGEWRLLGRDDVISVRGRKVHPREVEAVIAACDGVREVVVIGDGDVLRAVVACEPGAVDRETLLARCRERLSPHKVPRSVVLVEELPRTERGKLDRAALSALA, from the coding sequence ATGACCGACGTCCTCGTGCACGCCTTCGACGCCCTGCGGCGCGCCGACGCCGGCGCCCCCGCCGTGCTCGGACCCGAGCGGGAGATCTCGCGGGACGTGCTCGACGCAGCGGCGCGCGAGGCGCGGGAGGCTGTCGATTCCGCGTCGCGCTCCGGGGCGGCCGTCCTGCAGGCCCCGGACGGCGTCCCGTTCCTCGCGGGGTTCCTCGCGCTGCGCCGTGCCGGGCTCGCCGCGATCCTCGCGGATGCGCGCATGCCCGGGGCGGAGGTCGCGCGCGTCGCCGATCGCCTCGGCGCGAGCGCGGTGCTCTCGTGGCGCGGGACGTGGTCGTGGCGAGCGTGCGAGGGGAGACCGCGCGCGTACCCTGGGATCGCGGCGCTGAAGCTGACCTCGGGATCGACCGGCGAGCCCCGCGGGGTGGAGGCCACCGCCGCGAACCTCGTCGCCGACGAGGCGCAGATCGCCTCGACGATGGGGATCGGGGCGGCGGACCGGATCCTCGGCGCGATCCCGATGTCCCACTCCTACGGACTGTCGAGCGTCGCGGTCCCCGTCCTCACGCGCGGCTGCCCCGCCGTCCTCCCGGATCCGGGGGCGGGGCCGTGGGCGGCGCTCGAGGCGGCCGAGCGGTGGCGCGCGACGGTCTTCCCGACCGTGCCGGCGTTCCTCCAGGCGCTCGTCCGGCTCGAATCCCCTCCGCCTCCGCCGCGATCCGTGCGCCTCGTGCTCACGGCGGGGGCCCCGCTCGACCCCGCGACGGCGCGCCGCTTCCGCGAGCGTTTCGGCCTTCCCGTGCACGTCTTCTACGGCTCGAGCGAGACGGGCGGGATCTGCTACGACCGGCTCGGCGGCGCGGGGGAGCGCGGCACGGTGGGAACACCCATGGACGGCGTGCGCGTCACCCTCGATCCCGAGTCGGGGACCGTCGTCGTCGCCTCCGCCGCGGTCTCCGGCGGCGTGTACCGGACCCGCGACGCCGCGGAGCGGACCGCCGACGGGGAGTGGCGCCTGCTCGGCCGGGACGACGTGATCAGCGTCCGCGGCCGCAAGGTCCACCCCCGCGAGGTGGAGGCGGTGATCGCGGCCTGCGACGGCGTGCGTGAGGTCGTCGTGATCGGCGACGGGGACGTGTTGCGGGCGGTCGTCGCGTGCGAGCCCGGCGCCGTGGACCGCGAGACGCTCCTCGCCCGCTGCCGCGAGCGACTGAGCCCCCACAAGGTCCCCCGCAGCGTCGTGCTCGTCGAGGAGCTCCCGCGCACCGAACGCGGCAAGCTCGACCGCGCCGCGCTGAGCGCGCTCGCGTGA
- a CDS encoding beta-ketoacyl-[acyl-carrier-protein] synthase family protein, with translation MRPESTVVVTGLGAVTALGGSAGSTWRGLRAGRTAIAPFSRFDAAPFRTHLAGEADVPAGESDLRAERLTLADRFALAATREALEQSGLDLHAARATLGVFFGSSTGGMWETEVFFERALASEMRRLRADLLAQQQYNAPGDAVARRFGAEGPVETVSAACASGSMALGMALHALRRGDCDVAIAGAADSLCRITYGGFNALRSVDPEPCAPFRARRQGLSIGEGAGVVVLERREAALSRGALPLAELCGAAWSCDAHHMTAPAPDGSGAARALRSALADAGVGAEALDFVNAHGTGTPLNDAAEARAIREVLGDRVLLVPVVSTKSMVGHLLGAAGAVEAVVTILCLAEREVHPMPSAGAIDAEIGLELVIGTPRALPHARFAASLNLAFGGANAALVLARADARG, from the coding sequence GTGAGGCCTGAGTCGACGGTCGTCGTCACCGGACTGGGCGCGGTAACCGCCCTCGGGGGATCGGCCGGCTCCACCTGGCGCGGCCTCCGGGCGGGACGCACCGCCATCGCCCCGTTCTCCCGCTTCGACGCCGCGCCGTTCCGGACGCACCTCGCCGGAGAGGCCGATGTCCCCGCAGGGGAATCGGACCTCCGTGCGGAGCGACTGACACTCGCGGATCGCTTCGCGCTCGCCGCGACGCGCGAGGCGCTCGAACAGTCCGGCCTCGACCTTCACGCGGCGCGGGCGACCCTCGGCGTCTTCTTCGGAAGCTCGACGGGCGGGATGTGGGAAACCGAGGTCTTTTTCGAGCGCGCCCTCGCCTCGGAGATGCGCCGGCTGCGCGCCGATCTTCTCGCGCAGCAGCAGTACAACGCCCCGGGCGACGCGGTCGCGCGGCGGTTCGGGGCCGAGGGCCCGGTCGAAACGGTCTCGGCCGCGTGCGCGTCGGGATCGATGGCGCTCGGGATGGCGCTCCACGCCCTCAGGCGCGGCGACTGCGACGTCGCGATCGCCGGCGCCGCGGACTCCCTCTGCCGCATCACCTACGGCGGATTCAACGCGCTGCGTTCGGTGGACCCCGAGCCCTGCGCGCCGTTCCGCGCGCGGCGACAGGGGCTTTCGATCGGCGAGGGCGCGGGCGTGGTCGTGCTCGAGCGACGCGAGGCGGCGTTGTCCCGAGGTGCCTTGCCCCTCGCGGAGCTGTGCGGCGCGGCGTGGTCCTGCGACGCGCACCACATGACCGCGCCTGCGCCGGACGGGTCCGGCGCGGCGCGCGCCCTGCGCTCGGCCCTCGCGGATGCGGGGGTCGGCGCCGAGGCGCTCGACTTCGTCAACGCCCACGGAACGGGGACCCCCCTCAACGACGCCGCCGAGGCACGCGCGATCCGCGAGGTGCTGGGCGACCGCGTCCTCCTCGTGCCCGTCGTGTCGACGAAGTCGATGGTGGGGCACCTCCTCGGCGCGGCCGGCGCCGTCGAGGCGGTGGTGACGATCCTCTGTCTCGCCGAGCGCGAGGTCCATCCGATGCCCTCCGCCGGCGCGATCGACGCCGAGATCGGGCTCGAGCTGGTGATCGGGACGCCGCGTGCGCTGCCGCACGCGCGCTTCGCGGCTTCGCTGAACCTCGCCTTCGGCGGCGCGAACGCCGCACTCGTGCTCGCCCGCGCCGACGCGAGGGGCTGA
- a CDS encoding glycosyltransferase family 2 protein translates to MIARVAAAIPAYQAAATVAAVVTGTRPLVAELIVVDDGSTDGTGNAARAAGAEVLVHASNLGKGRALRTAFDALFARGADAVVTLDADGQHRPDQIPRLIDGASGGADLVLGTRDHVFSAMSPVRRASNRVSSFVISAVAGVQLRDIQTGFRLYTRRLVDACGFPEPRFEAESAVIIRAARRGLRIEIVPVRMDLVDGRATSHYRPLVDSLRIAFAVAKARLEPAAEHPRERP, encoded by the coding sequence GTGATCGCGCGGGTCGCCGCGGCGATCCCGGCGTACCAGGCTGCGGCCACGGTCGCCGCCGTCGTGACCGGTACGCGGCCGCTCGTGGCCGAGCTCATCGTGGTGGACGACGGTTCGACCGACGGCACGGGGAATGCCGCCCGCGCCGCCGGGGCCGAGGTGCTCGTGCACGCGAGCAACCTCGGCAAGGGGCGGGCGCTGCGGACGGCGTTCGACGCGCTCTTCGCGCGGGGCGCCGACGCCGTCGTGACCCTCGACGCGGACGGGCAACATCGCCCCGACCAGATCCCCAGACTGATCGACGGCGCCTCGGGGGGAGCCGACCTCGTGCTCGGGACGCGCGACCACGTCTTCTCCGCCATGTCCCCGGTGCGGCGGGCGAGCAATCGGGTTTCGTCGTTCGTGATCTCGGCGGTCGCCGGCGTGCAGCTGCGCGACATCCAGACGGGCTTCCGCCTCTACACCCGCAGGCTCGTCGACGCGTGCGGCTTTCCCGAGCCGCGTTTCGAGGCGGAGAGCGCGGTGATCATCCGCGCGGCGCGACGGGGCCTCCGGATCGAGATCGTTCCCGTGAGGATGGACCTCGTCGACGGCCGCGCGACGAGCCACTACCGCCCGCTCGTGGACAGCCTGCGCATCGCGTTCGCCGTCGCGAAAGCCCGGCTCGAGCCTGCGGCGGAGCACCCGCGGGAGCGTCCCTGA
- a CDS encoding polysaccharide deacetylase family protein, with translation MTALLKASAALHAAGLATVALAPSSWPWVVAACVADHAAIYGAALWPRSRLLGDNLVRLGPDAAARGEVAVSFDDGPDPDVTPRVLDLLEARGARASFFLVGARAVAHPEVVRAIVRRGHRVENHTWSHSHAFSVLPPGAVGREIDRAQREIGALAGRAPRWFRAPAGLRPPWLDPQLRRRGISLASWTRRGFDAVDTNASRVAARLTRGLRAGDVLVLHDGPGHRVVLDALPRVLDAIDRAGLRAVPLP, from the coding sequence GTGACCGCGCTGCTGAAGGCGTCCGCGGCGCTGCACGCGGCGGGGCTCGCGACGGTCGCGCTCGCGCCGTCGAGCTGGCCGTGGGTCGTCGCGGCCTGCGTCGCCGACCACGCCGCGATCTACGGCGCGGCGCTCTGGCCGCGCAGCCGCCTTCTCGGCGACAACCTCGTGCGGCTCGGGCCCGACGCGGCGGCGCGGGGCGAGGTCGCGGTCTCGTTCGACGACGGTCCCGACCCCGACGTGACCCCGCGCGTGCTCGACCTGCTCGAAGCGCGCGGCGCGCGCGCCTCGTTCTTCCTCGTCGGCGCGCGCGCGGTCGCGCACCCGGAGGTCGTGCGCGCGATCGTGCGGCGGGGGCATCGCGTCGAGAACCACACGTGGAGCCACTCGCACGCCTTCTCGGTGCTCCCTCCCGGAGCCGTCGGGCGCGAGATCGATCGCGCGCAGCGCGAGATCGGGGCGCTCGCGGGGCGCGCGCCGCGTTGGTTCCGGGCACCCGCCGGGCTTCGCCCGCCGTGGCTCGATCCGCAGCTGCGACGGCGCGGGATCTCCCTCGCCTCGTGGACGCGTCGCGGCTTCGACGCCGTCGACACCAACGCCTCGCGGGTCGCCGCGCGGCTCACGCGGGGATTGCGTGCCGGGGACGTGTTGGTCCTGCACGACGGCCCCGGGCATCGCGTCGTCCTCGACGCGCTCCCGCGCGTGCTCGACGCGATCGATCGCGCGGGGCTTCGCGCGGTGCCGCTGCCGTGA
- a CDS encoding phosphopantetheine-binding protein → MSHGPELRLRIKELIVESLRFDGMDPASIEDDAPLMGEGLGLDSVDALELMVALEKEFGVKLENAEVGRAVLKSVSTLAAFIAERRAAVGKPGEA, encoded by the coding sequence ATGAGCCACGGCCCCGAACTTCGACTCCGGATCAAGGAACTCATCGTCGAGAGCCTCCGCTTCGACGGGATGGACCCCGCCTCGATCGAGGACGACGCGCCGCTCATGGGCGAAGGACTCGGCCTCGATTCGGTCGACGCGCTCGAGTTGATGGTCGCCCTCGAGAAGGAGTTCGGCGTCAAGCTCGAGAACGCCGAGGTCGGCCGCGCGGTCCTGAAGTCGGTCTCCACCCTCGCGGCCTTCATCGCCGAGCGTCGAGCGGCCGTGGGGAAGCCGGGTGAGGCCTGA
- a CDS encoding beta-ketoacyl synthase N-terminal-like domain-containing protein produces the protein MASVVTGIGHVGASGLGLDAIRRALTEGTPRPAVVDASAGWHVPGSARTALLCAEANLTPWVSPAAARRMSRPSRLAVAAARMALESATAGCEPDGVVLATAFGPAAFTEKLLREILADPETASPFLFTECVANAPTAEVAIALAARGTNWTITQREAGPLLALARAASEIDEGRARAVVAGAVEEMTPMLHGVLDRFRALARPTPDGEAARPFDARRNGFLVAEGATMFLVEDEHDATRRGARPLARVIASGAAFDPTATPGTWGRNGAGLGRAMRRSLERAGIDRTTIGAVVSGASGAVDGDRAEAEALGAMFEGTAVPPVLAPKAVVGEFAGAYLAAPFLAVEPSTFPATPGFRTPDPALGVVPWQGGPISASRVLVTGLASGGAAAWVVLERP, from the coding sequence GTGGCATCGGTCGTCACGGGAATCGGCCATGTCGGCGCCTCGGGGCTCGGGCTCGACGCGATCCGGCGCGCCCTCACGGAAGGCACGCCGCGCCCGGCGGTGGTCGACGCCTCCGCCGGCTGGCACGTTCCCGGGTCCGCGCGCACCGCGCTCCTCTGCGCGGAGGCGAACCTGACCCCGTGGGTGTCCCCGGCCGCGGCGCGGCGGATGAGCCGCCCCTCCCGCCTCGCCGTCGCCGCCGCGCGGATGGCCCTCGAGTCGGCGACCGCCGGGTGCGAGCCGGACGGCGTCGTGTTGGCGACCGCCTTCGGCCCGGCGGCGTTCACCGAGAAGCTGCTCCGCGAGATCCTCGCCGATCCCGAGACCGCCTCGCCGTTCCTGTTCACCGAATGCGTCGCGAACGCCCCGACCGCCGAGGTCGCGATCGCCCTCGCGGCCCGTGGGACGAACTGGACGATCACGCAGCGCGAAGCCGGCCCGTTGCTCGCCCTCGCCCGCGCGGCATCGGAGATCGACGAAGGCCGGGCGAGGGCGGTCGTCGCCGGCGCGGTCGAGGAGATGACGCCGATGCTGCACGGCGTTCTCGACCGGTTCCGTGCCCTCGCGAGGCCCACCCCGGACGGCGAGGCCGCACGTCCCTTCGACGCCCGCCGGAACGGGTTCCTCGTCGCCGAAGGCGCGACGATGTTCCTGGTGGAGGACGAACACGACGCCACCCGCCGCGGCGCGCGGCCGCTCGCCCGCGTGATCGCGAGCGGCGCCGCCTTCGATCCGACGGCCACGCCGGGAACGTGGGGAAGGAACGGAGCCGGGCTCGGGCGCGCGATGCGACGCTCGCTCGAGCGAGCGGGGATCGACCGGACGACGATCGGCGCCGTCGTCTCGGGTGCGTCGGGAGCGGTGGACGGGGATCGCGCGGAAGCGGAGGCGCTGGGCGCGATGTTCGAGGGGACGGCCGTTCCCCCGGTCCTCGCCCCCAAGGCGGTCGTGGGAGAGTTCGCGGGAGCGTATCTCGCGGCGCCGTTCCTCGCCGTCGAACCGTCGACCTTCCCGGCCACCCCGGGTTTCCGTACCCCGGATCCGGCCCTGGGCGTCGTCCCGTGGCAGGGGGGCCCGATCTCCGCCTCGCGCGTCCTCGTCACCGGGCTGGCGTCGGGGGGCGCCGCCGCCTGGGTCGTCCTGGAGCGTCCGTGA